Sequence from the Homo sapiens chromosome 3 genomic scaffold, GRCh38.p14 alternate locus group ALT_REF_LOCI_5 HSCHR3_6_CTG3 genome:
CCAGTCATCACCCCGTCACGGGCCTCAGAGAGCAGCGCCTCTTCCGACGGCCCCCATCCAGTCATCACCCCGTCACGGGCCTCAGAGAGCAGCGCCTCTTCCGACGGCCCCCATCCAGTCATCACCCCGTCACGGGCCTCAGAGAGCAGCGCCTCTTCCGACGGCCCCCATCCAGTCATCACCCCGTCACGGGCCTCAGAGAGCAGCGCCTCTTCCGACGGCCCCCATCCAGTCATCACCCCGTCACGGGCCTCAGAGAGCAGCGCCTCTTCCGACGGCCTCCATCCAGTCATCACCCCGTCACGGGCCTCAGAGAGCAGCGCCTCTTCCGACGGCCCCCATCCAGTCATCACCCCGTCACGGGCCTCAGAGAGCAGCGCCTCTTCCGACGGCCCCCATCCAGTCATCACCCCCTCATGGTCCCCGGGATCTGACGTCACTCTCCTCGCTGAAGCCCTGGTGACTGTCACAAACATCGAGGTTATTAATTGCAgcatcacagaaatagaaacaacgACTTCCAGCATCCCTGGGGCCTCAGACACAGATCTCATCCCCACGGAAGGGGTGAAGGCCTCGTCCACCTCCGATCCACCAGCTCTGCCTGACTCCACTGAAGCAAAACCACACATCACTGAGGTCACAGCCTCTGCCGAGACCCTGTCCACAGCCGGCACCACAGAGTCAGCTGCACCTGATGCCACGGTTGGGACCCCACTCCCCACTAACAGCGCCACAGAAAGAGAAGTGACAGCACCCGGGGCCACGACCCTCAGTGGAGCTCTGGTCACAGTTAGCAGGAATCCCCTTGAAGAAACCTCAGCCCTCTCTGTTGAGACACCAAGTTACGTCAAAGTCTCAGGAGCAGCTCCGGTCTCCATAGAGGCTGGGTCAGCAGTGGGCAAAACAACTTCCTTTGCTGGGAGCTCTGCTTCCTCCTACAGCCCCTCGGAAGCCGCCCTCAAGAACTTCACCCCTTCAGAGACACCGACCATGGACATCGCAACCAAGGGGCCCTTCCCCACCAGCAGGGACCCTCTTCCTTCTGTCCCTCCGACTACAACCAACAGCAGCCGAGGGACGAACAGCACCTTAGCCAAGATCACAACCTCAGCGAAGACCACGATGAAGCCCCCAACAGCCACGCCCACGACTGCCCGGACGAGGCCGACCACAGACGTGAGTGCAGGTAAGTGGCTCCTGCTGGTGATCTTCGGGGATTTGGGATGCGGAGTTTCCAGGACGTCTCCGCACTTGAGgagtggagaggagggaaggatCTGGAGCCTACTCAGAGCCTGCTCCTGATGTTGCCTCTTCGTGATCTTCTAGTGGTTCTTGGCGAAATCAGGAAAAGGCAGATGGAGGGTTGTGTATGGAAAGGGGTGGGGATGGAAGTCCGGAGAAATGGTTTGCGGTCTCGGCTCTGCCTGTAACAACccgagtgaccttgggcaagtccctgtccctctctgggcctcagtttctccacctgtaTTTGGAGAGGGTTGGAATGGGCACTGAAGTCCTGTCCAGCTCTGACCTTCTGTGAAGTGCACTGTTGAGCAGCTCTGGAAGCTTCTATTCCAGCCATAGCCACACAGAGGAGCAGCAGGCAGGCATCAGGCCCAAGCTGCTGCTCTCTGACAGGCTGGGACCCCATGAAAGTGGGGCCTGCTGGATGCATTTCCTGGGATTTATGCCATAGATAGtgacttaaaataaattaatacaggcctggagcggtggcttatgcctgtaatcccagcactttgggaggcagaggccggcggatcacctgaggtcaggagttcgagaccaggctgaccaacatggtgaaaccccatctctactaaaaatatgaaaattagctgggcgcagtggtgggcgcctgtaatcccagctacttgggagactgaggcaggagaatcacttgaacccgggaggtggaggttacagtgagctgagacggagtgaaactccgtctcaaaaaaaaaaggtaagataaaataagcaaatacagCGAAGGCTTGGGAGTTTAAAGCTACATCTCTGAGGCAACAGGGACTTCTCAGGGGAGAAGTTCATTGTCAGAGGCTGCTTGGTCAGTCCAGCTTCTGGTCAgcctgtagcctccacctccactTCCTGTCACTCTGCCCTTGGGCCTCATCTCTGTGTATCCGCAGCTTGTTACCACCTTTCTGGGGGAGGTGGGAATACAAATATTAATCACAACCACTCAATACATAAAGATATTATTGAATATCTTTCATGTTATAGGCAGGGGTGATATAAACATGTTTCACACCCAGTAAGCACTGGCCCCAGCAGAACGTTCTCTCCGGTGCCAGGCAGTGTGCCACCAGCTTTGCATATGTTATCTGATGCCAGGCAGTGTGCCACCGGCTTTGTATATGTTATCTGATGCCAGGCAGTGTGCCACCGGCTTTGCATATGTTATCTGATGCCAGGCAGTGTACCACCAGCTTTGCATATGTTATCTGATGCCAGGCAGTGTACCACCGGCTTTGCATATGTTATCTGATGCCAGGCAGTGTGCCACCAGCTTTGCATATGTTATGATGCCAGGCAGTGTGCCACCAGCTTTGCATATGTTATCTCCTCTATTTAACCTTCAAAACAGCCTTAGGAGGTGGGTAACACGACCCCATCTGACAGGGTTAAAGATGGTAGCTAAACTGCTCTGGAaagtgaaggggtggcctgcccctccacacctgtgggtatttctagtcgggtgggatgagagactgagaaaagaaataaggcacagagacaaagtatagagaaacaacagtgggcccaggggaccgtcgctcagcataccaaggacctgcaccggcaccagtctctgagttttctcagtttttattgattattattttcattattttagcaaaaaggaatgtagtaggagagcagggtgataataaggagaaggtcagcaagaaacatgtgagcaaaagaatctgtgtcataattaagttcaagggaagatactatgcctggatgtgcacgtaggccagatttatgtttctctccacccaaacatctcagcagagtaaagaataataaagcagcattgctgcaaacatgtctcaCCTCCCGCCACAGGGTGgtttttctcctgtctcagaattgaacaaatgtacaatcgggttttatactgagacattcagttcccaggggcaggcaggagacagtggccttcctctatctcaactgcaagaggagatcctcttttactaatccacctcagcacagaccctttacgggtgtcagcctgggggacggtcaggtctttgtCATCCCacaaggccatatttcagactatacATGGGGAGAAAGCTTGGACAATAAcctgctttcaagggcagaggtccctgcggctttccacagtgcattgtgcccctggtttattgagactagagaatggcgatgacttctaccaagtatactgcttgtaaacattttgttaacaaggcacgtcctgcacagccctagatcccttaaaccttgattttatacaacacatgtttttatgagctcaaggttggggcaaagttacaaattaacaacatctcagcaaagcttgtttaaagtacaggtctttttcaaaatggagtctcatgtctttcctttctacagagacacagtgacagtctgatcGCTCCTTCTTTTCcctggaaagaaaaatactttattatttgttGATTAGATAAGACATTCATATGATTTGAAATGGAAAGGTACGAAAAGGTTCACCATAAAATGCCTTTCTCCcctggctgtgcccccacccagtTCTCTCCACACATGTAACCCGTGAGATTGTCTCTTGTGTGTAATTTTCTGCACATGAAATGTACATACGGAAGCAAATATATGTGACTATTtcatcctcctctttttttttttttttttttttgagacagtttcgctcttgttgcccaggttggagtgtagtgctgcgatctcagatcaccacaacctccgcctcccaggttcaggcgattctcctgcctcagcctcctgagtagctgggattacaggcacgcaccaccatgcccggctcattttgtgtttttagtaaagacgggatttctccatgttggtcaggctggtctcaaactcccgatctcaggtgatccacctgcctctgcctcccaaagtgctgggatgacaggtgtgagccactgcgcccagccctgattTTCATCTTACTGTTCTCCATTTGCAGGTGAAAATGGAGGTTTCCTCCTCCTGCGGCTGAGTGTGGCTTCCCCGGAAGACCTCACTGACCCCAGAGTGGCAGAAAGGCTGATGCAGCAGGTGAGTGGGCACTTTCCGGGCCAGGGGAGTAGAGGAAGGGGCGAGGTTCGCAGGGGCTGCAGGGAAGACCCGCAGGACACAGAAGAGCAGCTACCGCGCTTGGAAGGGAGTCTCGTTTCTTACGGAGAATTGGGAGCTGAATCTGAGGatctctgcctggctttgcttctgcctgccttctccgagttcttcatttccttctctgcAATGTAAACATGTGACTCCTAGAGCCCCCAGTTTCTTCTGGTCCTTGGAAGCTTGGCCTTCTGGCCTCTGAGGCAAAGGTCAGTGATACTGATGGGAGGGTAGGTCGGACTCTTGGTTGCAAGTGGCAGAAACCCAAGTCAGGGCagtttatgcaaaaaaaaaaaaaaaaaaaaaaaggcaaggtcTGAGAAACCTACAAGTGTCTCTTCAGCTTCAGTACGGCTGGATCCAGCAGCTCCAGCGCCATCACAgggactttctctttctttccctgtctTAGCTTTACTCCCTTCATTCTTCAGAGTCTTTCTTCATGTGTATGAAAAGGCAGCCTTGTTAGCCATAGATTCACAAGGGACTTCCATctccccacattttcttttcttttttctttttctttctttctttttgttttttgagacgaagtctcgctctgtcgcccaggctggagtgcagtggtgcgatctcagctcactgcaagctccgcctcctgggttcacgccattctcctgcctcagcctcccaagtagctgggactacaggcgcccgccaccacgcccaactaatttttatgtttttttttttagtagagacggggtttcaccgtgttagccagaatagtctcaatctcctgacctcgtgatccacccgtcttggcctcccaaagtgctgggattacagacatgagccaccgcacccggccccctcTCCCCAAATTTTCATGTCATCTGGGGAAGTGCAGGTCTCCATGGCCTGCAAGGGTCACCATGACTGACAACCCAGTCAGGATCCCATAGAGGAAGGATGAGCCCCAAGAAAATAGGGAGGCTAGGCAGAAAAAACCGCAGAGATGTATACTCTAGATGAGGACCATGATTGGGATGTATTTGTACAAGTTGGGAAAATTCTCCTAAAACCCACTGGATAGAACTTCCAATGGTAAAGTTCCGGGGTCAGGGTTTTGAGGATGGGGATGGTGTGGCTTGTTGGAGGTTAGACTGGGTCAGCTCAGTGCAGATGTCACGGGCCTGGCCTCACTGAGGGGTGGGTTGTTCTCCTAATGTGTGGTACAAAGTAGCAGATGGGGCATGATGGGAAGTGTCTAAGCTCTGCTCACAGATGTAACCGTGAAAACAGGCCCAGTGCACAGTCTAATGTGGATTGCCTCTTTGACAGTGCCCTTGCTAATACCTGAAGCTTGCATTCAGCACCTCTCACAGTCAATGGGACAGTGCCCTTGCTAATACCTGAAGCTTGCATTCAGCACCTCTCACAGTCAATGGGTGCCACACTGCTGAAAAGTGGCTCAGGCTTCCTGTCATCCCTTGCAAGGGTAAACCTGGCAGAGATGCTGGCTGGGGGTCTTATGCCAGGTGTAGAGTTCATAGCCAGGCTGGACAGGTGGAATGATTGCCCTTAGCAGAGGGAAGCAAGATATGTCCGTGGAGAGTGGGATCCTTTGTTGCAGGCGAAAGAAAACCTCTGTCTGTCGTAAGTAAAAGGGGGATTTGTTGGCAGCGTCCCAGAGTGCATAGAATCAAAGCAATGCCAGGACAGCAGGCTTGGAAAATAGGCAGGAGGGCCCCCAGGAGCTCTGAGGTCCAGACAGTGGGATCAGGCTGGCTGGGACACTGTCCCTCTTGCTGGTCAGTCACTATTGGATGCTGCCACAGCCAAGGGGCATCACGTGGcctgcacacacattcacataggTTCTCGCTGCCTTTTTGTCTCACTGGACTTTTTGCTCCAGAGCCAAAGTCCTGAGTAGGAACATTTGATAGGCTGAGCTTAGCCCTTGTACTCCCATGAGCCCACAGCCAGGTGCCAGGGGACGGGAAGAAGGGATGTCTGTGTCCTTGGAGTTCTCTTAGCAGCAGTGAGGCCAATCGTGACTCCCACTGTGAGGAGTTCCCTAAACATGGCACGGGGGCTCGACACCCGATGGCCAAATAAGTGACAAATGCCCCCGGCATGTGATAATCAAAGTAGCGAGTGTGAATCCTTGTGGGAGAGGGAAGccaattgcttttgttttgttttgttttgttttgttttgttttgttttgttttctgagactgagtctcactctgtcatccaagctggagtgcagtggtgcgatcttggctcaccacaacctccgcctcccaggttcaagccattctcctgcctcaaccttctgagtagctgggattacaggcccgcaccaccatacctggctaatttttgtatttttagtagagatggagtttcaggtttcagcatcttggccaggctagtcttgaactcttgacctcatgatccacccacctcagcctcccaaagtgctgggattacaggcgttgagtcaTTGCGTCCGGCTGGgaagccagttttctttttctttttctttttctttctctttttcttttcttttcttttatttttcttgagacagattctcgctctgtcgtccaggctggagtgcaatggcacgatctcggctcactgcaacctccacctcccggattcaagcaattctcctgcctcaacctccctagtagctgggattacaggtgcacactaccactcctggctaatttttgtatttttagtagagatggggtttctccatgttggtcaggctggtctcgaactcctgacctcaggtgacccacctgcctctgcttcccaaagcactgg
This genomic interval carries:
- the MUC20 gene encoding mucin-20 isoform a precursor (isoform a precursor is encoded by transcript variant 1) yields the protein MGCLWGLALPLFFFCWEVGVSGSSAGPSTRRADTAMTTDDTEVPAMTLAPGHAALETQTLSAETSSRASTPAGPIPEAETRGAKRISPARETRSFTKTSPNFMVLIATSVETSAASGSPEGAGMTTVQTITGSDPREAIFDTLCTDDSSEEAKTLTMDILTLAHTSTEAKGLSSESSASSDSPHPVITPSRASESSASSDGPHPVITPSRASESSASSDGPHPVITPSRASESSASSDGPHPVITPSRASESSASSDGPHPVITPSRASESSASSDGPHPVITPSRASESSASSDGPHPVITPSRASESSASSDGPHPVITPSRASESSASSDGPHPVITPSRASESSASSDGLHPVITPSRASESSASSDGPHPVITPSRASESSASSDGPHPVITPSWSPGSDVTLLAEALVTVTNIEVINCSITEIETTTSSIPGASDTDLIPTEGVKASSTSDPPALPDSTEAKPHITEVTASAETLSTAGTTESAAPDATVGTPLPTNSATEREVTAPGATTLSGALVTVSRNPLEETSALSVETPSYVKVSGAAPVSIEAGSAVGKTTSFAGSSASSYSPSEAALKNFTPSETPTMDIATKGPFPTSRDPLPSVPPTTTNSSRGTNSTLAKITTSAKTTMKPPTATPTTARTRPTTDVSAGENGGFLLLRLSVASPEDLTDPRVAERLMQQLHRELHAHAPHFQVSLLRVRRG